From Peromyscus maniculatus bairdii isolate BWxNUB_F1_BW_parent chromosome 8, HU_Pman_BW_mat_3.1, whole genome shotgun sequence, a single genomic window includes:
- the LOC102926643 gene encoding T-cell immunoglobulin and mucin domain-containing protein 4 has translation MSKELLLLWLVTELWWLYLTPAASEDTVIGFLGQSVTLPCQHSSWSRNRNSMCWGKGACPNSKCNQELLHTDGTKVVSRKSFKYTLQGSIWWGDVSLTISNTNQEDSGVYCCRIEVPGWFNDVKKTVRLELRRAPTTPKPTTTTRPTTTTRPTTTIRPTTTPYLTTTEELPTTVMTTPDLTTATPPQPLATIVLTTAVTTCPSTTPSSFSQETTSVSNTEIFTKGSAITAESETLSSSKHSQRSMVTMPADTALLIPQTHRKRSNRQTNILIIACCVGFVLMVSIFLAFLLRGRVTAANCLRRHKRPDNIEDRKSVLNDMSHAQDDEDGIFTL, from the exons ATGTCCAAGGagcttctccttctctggctggtGACAGAGCTCTGGTGGCTTTATCTGA CACCAGCTGCCTCAGAGGATACAGTAATAGGGTTTTTGGGCCAGTCGGTGACTTTGCCTTGTCAGCACTCATCCTGGTCCAGGAACCGCAACAGCATGTGCTGGGGCAAAGGTGCATGTCCCAATTCCAAGTGCAACCAGGAGCTTCTCCACACAGATGGAACAAAAGTCGTCTCCAGGAAGTCATTCAAATACACACTTCAGGGGAGTATCTGGTGGGGCGATGTGTCCTTGACCATCTCAAACACCAATCAAGAGGACAGTGGGGTGTACTGCTGCCGTATAGAGGTGCCTGGCTGGTTCAATGATGTCAAGAAGACTGTGCGCCTGGAGCTGAGGAGAG CCCCAACAACCCCCAAACCAACAACCACCACAAGACCAACAACCACCACAAGACCAACAACCACCATTCGGCCAACCACCACTCCTTACTTGACTACCACAGAAGAGCTTCCAACAACAGTCATGACCACTCCTGACCTCACAACTGCAACACCACCCCAACCACTGGCCACCATTGTCCTCACTACAGCAGTAACCACATGCCCCTCAACAACACCCAGCTCCTTCTCACAGGAAACCACAAGTGTTTCAAACACTGAGATCTTCACCAAGGGGTCTGCCATCACTGCAG AATCAGAAACTCTTTCTTCATCCAAGCACTCTCAAAGAAGCATGGTGACCATGCCTGCAGACACAGCCTTACTCatacctcaaactcacagaaaacgG AGCAACAGACAGACCAACATCTTGATCATTGCTTGCTGTGTGGGGTTTGTGCTGATGGTGTCAATATTTCTGGCATTTCTCCTTCGAG GGAGAGTCACAGCAGCCAATTGTTTGCGGAGACACAAGAG